The Candidatus Fusobacterium pullicola nucleotide sequence GTATATGTAAATCAATAAGGTATCTCATTTTTCCTCCTTTCTTAACTTTAATATTATATCATAACTATTAAAATAGTTCAAAATAATTACATATGTTTTAATTTATTTTTATATATTTTTAATTTGAAAATGGAGCGTTCTTTCGCCCCACCTCCATTTTCTTGATTCGATTATAAAAACAAAACTAATAATACTAAAATTCCTAAGATAATTCTATATATTCCAAAAAATATAAAATCTCTTTTTCTGATATATCCCATAAACCATCTAATTACAAGATAAGCTACAACAAAGGAAACTAAAGATCCAACTCCTATTAATTGCCACTCTAAAGCTGTAAAATTCAATCCATTCTTTATAAGTTTTAATAGTGTCGCTCCAAACATTGTTGGTATAGCTAAGAAAAATGAAAATTCTGTGGCTACTCCTCTGGATAGTCCTAAAAGTAAACTTCCTATTATTGTTGCCCCAGATCTTGATGTTCCAGGTATCATTGCTAAACATTGGAAAAAACCTATTATAAAAGCTAATTTATAACTCAATTTTCCTAATGTATCAATTTTTCCACTAGTTTTATAATATTTTTCTATAACTATAAGAATAATTCCATAAAATATCAATGTAGTTGCAACTACAAAAACATTATCCATAAAGTATGCTGATATATAGTCATCTAATAATAATCCTATAACTGCAGCTGGTAAAACTCCTATTATAACCTTTGCCCATAACCTAATTCGTGAAACAAGTGCCTTCTTATCTTCTACAAAAGGAGTCAAATCTTTCCAAAAATATATAACAACTGCTAAAATAGCTCCTAATTGAACAATTATAAGAAAACTATCCATAAAATTTTTAGATAAATTTCCATTTCCTATAAATTTTTCAACTAAGATCATATGTCCAGTACTACTAACTGGTAAAAACTCTGTCATTCCCTCTACAATTCCTAGTATTATAACTATTAAAAAAGGATTCATCTATCTAGCCCCCTATAAGTATGAGTCTTCTTTTGCTAAATAGTTTTGAACGTAGTCCTTTACTCCCTCTTCTAGTGAAGTAAATTTCTTAGTATATCCTGCTCTTTTTAATTTTTCCATAGAAGCCTGTGTAAAATATTGATATCTTCCTCTTAAGTCCTCTGGCATTGGAATAAACTCTACTACATCTTCAACTTTTAATTCTGGATTATTTGAAGCAGCTCTCATTGTAGCCATAGATAGATCTAAGAAACTTCTTGCCTCTCCTGTACCTATATTATATACACCAGATTCTACCCTTTCAGTTAATAAGAAATACATTACATCTACTACGTCTTTTAAATAAACAAAGTCTCTTAATTGCTCTCCATCTTTAAATCCCTCTTTATGAGATTTAAATAGTTTCACTCCTCCATTTTCTCTATATTGATTGAATGTATGGAATACCATTGAAGCCATTCTTCCTTTGTGATACTCTTGTGGTCCATACACATTAAAGAATTTTAAACCACACCATTGTTTTGGAGCTATACTTTGTTTAAAAGCCCAGTCATCAAATATCTTTTTTGAATATCCATATTTATTTAAAGGTTGTAATTTTTTTAACTCCTCTGGTGTTACATCATCATTATACCCTAACTCTCCAGCACCATAAGTAGCTGCTGATGAAGCATAAACATATGGTATCTGTCTTGCTGCACAGAAATCCCAAAGTTTTTTACTATATCCATAGTTATTTTCCATTAGGAAATCTCCATCTCTCTCAGTTGTTGCTGAACAAGCTCCCATATGTACTACCCCTGTTATTTTATCAGCATTAGCTGGATTAGCTAACCAGTTAAATAGCTCATCTCTATCTACCCAATCTGCATAATCTCTCTTTCTTAAATTTAACCATTTTTCCTCTGTTCTTAATTTATCAACAACAATGATATCATTTCTTCCCATCTCATTTAATTTCCATACCATTGCACTACCTATCATACCTGCTGCACCAGTTACAATTATCATATTATCCTCCTCTATCTATTCAAATATTTTTTTATTCTTTCTAACTGAGAGTACTCCAATCCAGCATCTCCCAAATCTACTCCCTCTCTATTATCCCCATGAAAATCTGAACCACCAGTTATTAGAAGCCCATATTTTTTAGCAAGCCTCTTATACTTTTGTTTCTCTATTTTTGAAAAAGAACTATACTGAGCTTCTAAAGCATCTAAGCCATACTCTTTTAATTTTAAAATCAATTTATTTAACACTTCATCATTCAAAGTGATTAATTTAGGATGAGCTAAAGAGACAAATCCTCCATTATCTTTTATCATTTTCACAGCTCTCTCTGGAGGAAAATTTTCCTTTGGAACATAGGCAGTTCCATTCCTACCTAAATACTTATCAAAAGCCTCATTTTTAGTCGATACAACTCCTTTTTCTAATAGATAGTTAGCAAAATGAAGTCTACTAATTATATTTCCAGGAGCGAAGCTTTTTAACTCTTCTATATCTATTATTATACCAAGTTTTTCAAATTTCTCTATAATCCTTCTATTTCTTTCATCTCTAGCTTT carries:
- a CDS encoding undecaprenyl-diphosphate phosphatase, with product MNPFLIVIILGIVEGMTEFLPVSSTGHMILVEKFIGNGNLSKNFMDSFLIIVQLGAILAVVIYFWKDLTPFVEDKKALVSRIRLWAKVIIGVLPAAVIGLLLDDYISAYFMDNVFVVATTLIFYGIILIVIEKYYKTSGKIDTLGKLSYKLAFIIGFFQCLAMIPGTSRSGATIIGSLLLGLSRGVATEFSFFLAIPTMFGATLLKLIKNGLNFTALEWQLIGVGSLVSFVVAYLVIRWFMGYIRKRDFIFFGIYRIILGILVLLVLFL
- the rfaD gene encoding ADP-glyceromanno-heptose 6-epimerase; its protein translation is MIIVTGAAGMIGSAMVWKLNEMGRNDIIVVDKLRTEEKWLNLRKRDYADWVDRDELFNWLANPANADKITGVVHMGACSATTERDGDFLMENNYGYSKKLWDFCAARQIPYVYASSAATYGAGELGYNDDVTPEELKKLQPLNKYGYSKKIFDDWAFKQSIAPKQWCGLKFFNVYGPQEYHKGRMASMVFHTFNQYRENGGVKLFKSHKEGFKDGEQLRDFVYLKDVVDVMYFLLTERVESGVYNIGTGEARSFLDLSMATMRAASNNPELKVEDVVEFIPMPEDLRGRYQYFTQASMEKLKRAGYTKKFTSLEEGVKDYVQNYLAKEDSYL
- a CDS encoding PHP domain-containing protein, yielding MEVDMHIHTLESDGTYTPEEIIVRAMKNRVVALAITDHDTVAGIKQGKEIAKKYGVEFIEGIEVSCNEEELEVHVLGYYLNLDDEKFLMELAELEKARDERNRRIIEKFEKLGIIIDIEELKSFAPGNIISRLHFANYLLEKGVVSTKNEAFDKYLGRNGTAYVPKENFPPERAVKMIKDNGGFVSLAHPKLITLNDEVLNKLILKLKEYGLDALEAQYSSFSKIEKQKYKRLAKKYGLLITGGSDFHGDNREGVDLGDAGLEYSQLERIKKYLNR